Part of the Lichenicola cladoniae genome is shown below.
GCGCAATGGCGCCGGGACCTGCCGCCGTCCGGGGTAGTACAGGTAAAAGTACGGCAGGACCGGACACCAATCCTCCAGAACCCGCGTCAGGCTGCCGTTCGCGATCTGCTCGGCTGCGATCCGCTCATAGACGTGGGCCAGGCCGACCCCTTCCAGGGCCGCCGTCATCATGAGCACGGTGTCATCGACGATGAGCCTACCCGTCACCTCGACCTCGATCACCTCGCCGTCCCGGGCAAATTCCCAGGAATAGTGCGTCCCGCTGGGGTAGCGGCGCTCGATGCAGGCGTGTGCATGCAGGTCCTGGGGCGCCCGGGGTTTCTCATGTCGGGCGAAGTAGGCCGGCGCTCCGACGACCGCGAAACGCCGCTGCGGCCCGACCGGCACCGCGATCATGTCCTGAGCCAGGCGGGCGCTCGGACGGATGCCGGCATCGAACCCGGCGGCCACGATATCGACCAGCCCGTCGTCGCTCACCACCTCCAGCCTGACGTCCGGGTAGGCTGCCAGGAACCTGGCCATCACCGGCCTCACCACCAGCTCGGCGGCCGTCCTCGGCACGTTCAGCCGCAACAGCCCGGCCGGCCGGCCGCGAACCGCCCGTGCCTCGCTGATCGCGTCGGCAATGTCGCCCACCGCCGGACCGATGCGCCTGAGCAGATGCTCGCCGGCCTCGGTCAGGCGGATGCTGCGGCTGGTCCGGTTGAACAGCCTGACATCGATGGTCTCCTCCAGCCCGCGAATGACATGGCTCAGCGCGGACGGGCTGACGTTCCGCTCCGCTGCCGCCTTGCGGAAGCTGCCGTGCCGGGCGACCGCCAGGAACGTTTCGAGCGCTGAAGAGGCTGGAAGCGCCATGGATGAGGATGCCTTCATCAGTCTGGTGAGAAGAACAACTATGTTCTCATCGTCGCCCCGACGTCCAATCTGGAGAGGACCGAAGCGCATCGACAGGACATGCCAGCATGCAACTCGATCTATCCGACAAGACCGCCCTGGTGACCGGAGCCAGTGCCGGACTGGGCGCAGCGATAGCCGGGTGTCTGGCGCGTGAAGGCGTGCATCTGGCGATCACCGCACGCCGCATAGACCCGTTGCGCAGCCTGGCGACCAAGCTTGAAGCCGGCGGCGCGATGCCGGTGCGTCTTATCCAGGGCGACCTCACCAGGCAGGACGATCTGGAGCGGATAGCCGCGGAGGCCATCCAGGGACTGGGCCGGGTAGACATCCTGATCAACTGTGCCGGCGCCTCCAGCCCGGTCTCGATCGAGGATGGCGACACGGTCTGGGACGAGGCCGCCATGCTGAACTTCACCGCGATCCGTCGCCTGACGCACCGGCTGCTTCCTGCCATGCAGGCGCGTCGCTGGGGACGGATCATCAACATCAGCGGCAGCATGGAACAGCGCCGACTCAATGCCGCGGCGGCCGCGAAAGGCGCGCTGCATATCTGGGCGAAAAGCCTGTCCTGCGTCGTGGCGAAAGACTGCGTCACCGTGAACACGATCGCGCCCGGCCGTCTCTGGAGCGAACAGATCCGCGAGCGGCTGCACCCCGACCAGCGGGAACGCGACGCCTTCATCGACGCCAACATCCCGATCGGCCGCTTTGGCGAACCGGAAGAGCTCGGCGTCCTGGCAGCGTTCCTGGCCTCTCCGGTCGCCTCCTACATCACCGGCACGGTGATCGCGGTGGATGGCGGCATGCAGCGATCCCCTCACTGAATTTCATATCGGCCCGAACCGGCGAAAGGATCTCCATCATGAAGCTCATCGAACTCACGGCTCCCCGCCTCGACGCATTCCGCACGGCGTCGCGCCCCACCCCGCGCCCGGCCCATGGCGAAGTACTCGTCCGATTGCGCGCCGCCTCCCTCAACTTCCTCGATATCGCCGTCGCGACCGGAGCCTATCCGGGGCCGGTATTTCCGATGGTCCCGGTGGCCGACGGGGCCGGGGAAATCGCCGAGCTCGGCACCGGTGTCGACGGATGGTCGGTCGGCGATCGTGTGGTCCCGCACTTCATGCCCGACTGGCAGGACGGAACGCTGACCCCATCCCTGTTTGGCGCCCGCCGCGGCGTGACTCGCCCAGGTAGCCTCGCGGAATACGTGGTGGTCCCCGCCGCCTCGCTGGTTTCCATCCCGGAACATCTGAGCTTTGCGGAAGCCTCGACGTTGCCGATCGCCGCGACGACGGCCTGGCGGGCGGTTCGCTCCGCGAAGCTCGGCCCACACTCCACGGCTCTCCTGCTCGGGACCGGCGGCGTCTCGATCTTCGCGCTGCAGTTCGCCAAGGCGCATGGCGCGAGGGTCATCGTCACCTCGTCGTCGGACGAGAAGCTCGAGCGCGCCCGCGGACTCGGCGCCGACCTCACCATCAACTATCGCGACATTCCGGACTGGAACACCGAAGCCCTGCGACTGACCGGTGGATCCGGTGCCGACCTGGTGCTCGAGACCGGCGGCACCGAGACATTCCCACGGTCGGTCGATGCCGCTGCACTGGCGGGAACCGTGTTCGTGATCGGCTTCCTGACCGGTACACAGCCCACCATCGACGTGCTGCCGATCATGGAGAAGGAACTGCGGATCCAGGGCAACAACACCGGTCCGGTCGCCGCTCTGCGTGCAGCCGCCGCCGCGATCGCCAGGCATCGTCTGGTCCCGGTGATCGACCAAAGCTTTGCGATGGACGACGTCGCCGAGGCCTACGCGCATCTCGCAGCCGGAGGACGGCATTTCGGCAAGCTGGTGATCACCATCGACTGACCTGCGCCGATCGATCCGGGATCCAGCTTTGCAGCAGCCTCGCCAGCACCCGCACGCCGAGCGCTGCATCGCCGGCCTGGATCGCCTCGGCGGGAGTGTGGCTGATCCCGCCCTTGCAGCGCACGAACAGCATCGCGATCGGACAAAGTGACGCCATCGCCATGGCGTCATGGCCGGCACCGCTGGGCAACCGTCGGGTCGCCACGCCCTCCGCGGCACAGGCCTGCTCGAGCCGGGACTGCAATGCAGTGTCGCATGGTGCGGCCGGGGCATCATGGACCGGTTCGATCGCCAACCGGACGCCATGCGCCTGCGCAATCGCGCCGATGTCGGCCCTGATCGCGTTCCACGCCTTTGTTCGGTCGGTGTCCAGCGGTGCGCGCAGGTCGAGCGTGAACATCGCCTGGCCCGGGATGACGTTCACAGCACCCGGCTGCACCTCGATCCGGCCGATCGTGGCGGTGACGTCCTGCAGGCCAAGGGCAATCCGCCTGATCGCAACCAGCATCTCGGCCGCTGCCGCCAGGGCATCGCGACGGCTGGCCATCGGCACCGTGCCGGCGTGTCCCGCCTCGCCCTCGACCAGCAGCCGGTAGCGGCCGGCCCCGTTGATTGCGGTCACGATCCCGAGCGCCAGACCCGCCTGCTCCAGCACCGGTCCCTGCTCGATGTGCAGCTCGACGAAACCCAGCACCGGGCCGGCGATCCGCGCCGTCGAGAGCCCATCCGGATCGCCGTCGAACGCCGAAAGCGCCTCGGCCAGCGAGATCCCGTCCGCGTCCGTGGCGGCAAGCTGGCGTTCGATGTCCAGCGTCCCGGCCAGCGCCCGCGATCCGGTCAGGGTGACCGGGAACCTGACCCCTTCCTCGTCCCCGAACGCCAGCAGCAGCACCCCGAACGGCAGCACCACGCCTCGTGCATGCAGCAGTTCCAGTGCAGCCAGCCCGCCGAGCACGCCGAGATTGCCGTCGAAGCGGCCGCCATCGCGCACGCTGTCGAGATGCGATCCGACCAGCAGGACCGGAACGCCCGGCGTCGGGCCGGCCAGCTCGCCGATCAAGCTCGCGGCCGCATCCATCCGCACCGACAGGCCTGCCTCGCGCATCCACCCGCCGACCAGATCGACCGCCCGGCGATGCGCCGGCGACAGGAACAGCCGGCTGAGCCCGTGGCCCGGCGTATCGGTGCAGTCGGCCAACAGGTCCAGCCGCTGCATCAGCCGCGCGGCGATCGCCTGCGCCTGCCCGTCATCATCCTGCCCGCCCACATTGCCTCCCGAAGCCGCGTCGCCGGTCTCTATGCTATCCCTGTGCCGAACCTCTACACCGGAACCAGGCCTCATGAGCGCTTCGACCACCGGACGGATCACCACCCATGTGCTGGACACCGCAACCGGGCGCCCCGGTGCCGGCATGGCGGTCACGCTGGTACGGTTGTCGCCCGGCGCCCGCGAGCCGATCGGCCGGTTCGTCACCAGTGCGGACGGCCGCTGCGACGGACCGCTGCTGCAAGGCGCCGCCATGACCTCAGGGGTGTACGAGCTCACCTTCGATGTCTCAGGCTGGCGAGGCGACGCGACCGGCTTCTACGACGAGATCCCCATCCGCTTCCGGGTCAGCGATGCGGCGGCACACCACCATGTACCACTAATCCTGTCGCCCTATGGGTATTCCACCTACCGGGGCAGCTGACGGCGGCCCACCATTTGCTTACGGCTTCGTGATCCTTCGACGCTCTGCCTGGAGACCGTTGTGCCCGACCAGATGACGTTCCCATCGAGCCCGGGTCTCGTTGCCCTCGAGCAACGGGTGCGGCGCGATCTCGCACTGATCGACTACCCCGCCCATGCCTGGGTGCCACCGCGTACGGGAGTGCTCGACGTGGCGATCGTCGGCGGCGGCCAGGGCGGCATCGCCACGGCTTTCGGGCTGATGCGCGAAAAGATCACCAACATCGCGGTGTTCGACCGTAATCCGGATGGGCGGGAAGGCCCCTGGGTGACCTTCGCCCGGATGCTCACGCTGCGCACCCCCAAGCATGTCACCGGCCCGGATCTCGGCATCTCCAGCCTGACGCCGCGTTCCTGGTTCGAGGCCACGCACGGTGCCGATGCGTGGGCGGCACTCGGCAAGATCACCCGCCAGGACTGGCAGGCCTATCTCGGCTGGTATCGGGGGGTGCTCGACCTGCCGGTGCAGAACGACACCGGCGTCGTGGCGATCGAGCCGCATCCCGGCCCTGACGGCGACCTTCTGCGCCTCACCCTGGACGGTCCCGGCGGCCGGCGAACGCAGCTTGCACGCAAGGTGGTGCTGGCGACCGGCATCGATGGCAGCGGCGCCTGGCACGTTCCGGACTTCATCCGCACGGCGGTCCCGGCCGACCGCTATGCGCACACCTCGGCGGACATCGATTTCGACCGGCTGCGCGGGCGGCGCATCGGCGTGCTCGGTGCCGGCGCATCGGCGTTCGACAATGCCGCCACAGCGCTGGAAGCAGGCGCTGCCTCGGTCACCCTGTGCCTGCGACGGCGCGACCTGCCGCGGATCAATCCGTATCGGTGGATGGAGAATGCCGGCTTCCTCGGCCACTTCGCCGAGCTGCCTGATCTGATGCGATGGCGTTTCATGCGTCGGATTTTCGACCTCAACCAGCCGCCCCCGCAGGACACCTTCTGGCGCTGCCGCCGGCACCAGAATTTTTTCCTGCGCATGGGCTGCCCATGGATCGGTGCCCGCATGGATGGCGACGAGATCGTCATCGACACGGGCGTCGGTTCGGGCGAACGCGAACTGCGGTTCGACCAGCTGATCGTCGGCACCGGCTTCCTGATCGATCTGACCCTGCGTCCGGAGCTTGCTCGTTTCGCTGGCGATATTGCCCTGTGGCGCGATCGTTTCAGCCCGCCCGACGCCGAAGCCCATGCGCTGCTCGGCAGCCATCCGTATCTCGGCGACGCGTTCCAGTTCCAGGAGAAGCATCCAGGGGCCAGCCCGGCATTACGCAATGTCCATAATTTTACCTTCGGTGCCACCCCGAGCATGGGCCTTTCCGGAGCCTCGATCAGCGGCATGCGCTACGGCATCTCGAGGCTGGTTTCCGGGCTGGCGCGGGACCTTTTCCTCGACGATGCCGGCCGGCATCTCGATAGCCTGCTCGCCTACGATGTCCCGGAACTGACCAGCCTGGACCCTCCACCTGCGTGACCTGTCGGCAACTTGCCAGAAGCTTGAGCCATGATTGGGGAACCACTGCCCCGGTACCGCGTCCGGAAGCAACCGGCATCGTTTCCGGTTGGCCGCGGCCATCCGATCGTGGTCTCGTTACGTGGAGTTTCCAGCATGGCGCGCCCGACTAAGCCCACCCCATCGCGCGCCGGAAAGGCCGCCTCCAAGCCGACCAAGGCTGCGACCCGACCGACGACTGCCGCGCGTGGAAAACAGGTTGCTGCTTCCCCCAGCAAGGACGAGTTGCGGGCTCGCGTCGAGAAACTGGAGCGCGCCAACACGATCCTGCGCACCAAGAACCGGGCCGGACTGGCCAATTTTCACGAGGCATCCGATCGCGTCACCGAGCTGGAGACCCGCTTGGAGAAGCTGGAAGTGCAGCTGTCCCGCTCTTCCGCCGGGACGAAGGCCAAGCCGGCAGCCGATGCTGCCAAGCCCAAGCGGTCGCCCAGTCGTCGGCAGCGCACGAACGAAAATTCGCACGATGCGGATGACGTTACCGCGATGAAAGACTCCAAACTCCATTCCGACCCGGACGAGACCGCGACAGCCAGCATGCAATAGCTGGCAGGCCAGCCACCCCCGATAGTCAGGTGCATTTTTATCCGATTGTTTTATCTCTCAATCGGATAAAACGCCTGTCGAAACAGCAAGCCGGGACTTTCTTCCTACCGGCCTGGGCCTGGGCCAATCCTCAGCGACGCTCGTAGGTCCCGACCAGCGTTCCGCGCGCGATCACATGCCCCCGCAGCGCATCCACGAGGGCGCCGCGGCCGGGCACGCTGCGGAACTCGGGCACCATGTCCAGCGCGAACATCTGGAACGAGTAGTGGTGCGGGCCGTGGCCGCGTGGCGGATCCGGCGGCAGCCACCCACGCTGCATGTAGGAGTTCCGTCCCATGCCGAGATCCTCGCCCTGGTGACCCGGGCTGGGTAGGGCGCCGGCGGCCAGTTCGCCATCGAACGGCTTCATGTCGGCCAGAATGGCATGCACCAGCGGACGCGGCGTCGGGCTGTCCTGGTCCTCGATCAACAGCACCAGGCTCTCGGCCTCGGGCGGCACGCCGATCCAGACCAGGGGCGGCGAGATCTGCTCGCCATCCGCCGTATAGAGAGCGGGGATGGCGGTGCCGGGTGCAAATGCCGGCGAGGTCAGCTGGATGATATCGGGAACCGCGGCGAAGGCCTCGTCGGCACAGACCAGTGTGTCGGAACCGGGTCGCACGCCCTGGAGGGCCCGGCCCAATCCGGCTGGAACGTTCTGCAGCATCGGTGTCTCTCCTGGTCTCTGCGGCCTGTACGTTGCGGTTCAGGCAATCCGTCTGAGGACGTTCGAGAGCGTCGACGGTTCTGACCCTCGCGACACCGTGCGTTCGGTTGCCTATATTCCGTCGAGCCGACCAACCCGAACCGACCGGATACCAGCATGAGCCGCTTCTGGAGTGCCCGCGTGCACACCCTCACCCCCTATGTTCCGGGCGAGCAGCCGAAGCGCCGCGACCTGGTCAAGCTCAACACCAACGAATGCCCATACGGCCCGTCGCCGCTGGCGCTGGCGGCGATCCGCGACGCCACCGACGACAGTCTGCGGCTCTATCCGGACCCGACCAGCACCAGGCTGCGCGAGGCGCTGGCGCGCCATCATCGGGTGACGCCGGACCAGGTGTTCGTCGGCAACGGCTCCGACGAGGTGCTGGCGCACATCTTCCAGGGCCTGCTGCAGCAGGACGCGCCGCTGCTGTTCCCGGACATCACCTACAGCTTCTACCCGGTCTATTGCGGCCTCTACGGCATCGGCTACGAGACGGTCGCCCTGGACGAGGATCTGCGCGTCCGGATCGAGGATTATCGCCGGCCCTGCGGCGCGATCATCCTGGCCAATCCCAATGCGCCGACCGGGATTGCCCTCGAACTCGAGCAGATCGAGAGGCTGCTCGAGGAGCATCCGGACCAGCCGGTGGTGATCGACGAGGCCTATGTCGATTTCGGCGGCCAGTCGGCAGTGACGCTGATCGCGCGCCATCCGAACCTGCTGGTGGTGCAAACCCTGTCCAAGTCGCGGGCCCTGGCGGGGCTGCGGGTCGGTTCGGCGATCGGCGCCGTGGCGCTGATCGAGGCGCTGGTGCGGGTGAAGGACAGCTTCAACTCGTACCCGCTCGACCGGCTCGCGGAGGCCGGCGCCACCGCCGCGATCGACGACGAGGACTGGTTCGAGGAGACCCGCGCCCGGATCATGCAGAGCCGTGACCGGCTGAGCGATGGATTGCGGCGCCAGGGGTTCGAGGTGCTGCCGTCATCGGCGAACTTCCTGTTCGCGCGCCACCCGCACCAAAGCGGGGCCGGCCTGCATGCGTCGTTGCGCGCACGCGGCGTGCTGGTGCGGCATTTCACCGTATCGCGCATCGTCGACTACCTGCGGATCAGCATTGGCACCGACGCCGAATGCGAAGCCCTGCTCACCGCGCTGGCCGGCATCCTCGACGACAACCGGGACTAGAACCTCTCCTGCTGACAGCCGCCACGCAGCCGGGGCCATTGCCGGCGGCGGGGCGAATCCGGCCACGGCCTCGTAAGCGTCACCGGCAACCGGAAACAGGCGCCCAGGCTGTCAGAAATGTCACAACTGCCCGGCTTGCGCCTGGGATCACGTAATAACGTTCGTCCCGCTATAGTCCATCCGATATAACGAAGCCGGACACTCGGGGTGAGACGATGACATCAGGATCGACGCGGCTGCTGGCCGTGGTGCTGGTGGCTGGCTTGCCGACCGGGGCCTTCGCCGCCCCTACAGCCGATGTTGCGCAGGCTCCGGCAGACGGCACGGAGCACATCCTGGTGCGCGGCGAAGCGCCATATGCATCCGTCGCGCAATACCACGCGAACACTGCACAACTCGGCCCGCTCGGTCAGACATCGATCCTGACGGCGCCGGTGTCGGTCACCGTGCTGACCCAGGACTTCCTCGCGAACCAGCAGCTGCGCACGCTGAACGATGCCCTCCGCGCACTGCCGTCGGTCGAGGTGCGCGACCAGCAAGGGCTCGAAGTTTCGCGCCCGCAATCCCTGGGGTTCCAGGGCTCGATCACCCAGAACACCCGGCTCGACGGCCTCAACATCATCGGCACAACCGCGGTCCCGGTCGAAAACCTCGACAGCATCCAGGTGCTGAATGGGCTCGGCGGCGCGTTGTTCGGTCCGGAAACACCGGCTGGGGTGTTCGACTACATCCTCAAGCGGCCGACCGACATGCCGCTCGCCCGCCTCGTCGGCAGTTTCGCGAGCAACGGGATGTTCACCACCGAGGGCGATGTCGGCGGCCGCGTCGGCAAGAACGGCTGGCTCGGCTACCGGATCGACCTCGTGCATGGCGAGGGCGAAAGCTTCGTGAGTGGCAGCTTCGCGGACCGCACGCTCGGCAGTGCTGCTCTCGACATCCATGTCGACGCCGACACGGTGATCCAGGTCAACGGCAGTCATTACGAAGACAGCGGCTACGGCCTGCCGGGTAGCATCGTCTATGACGGCGCCAGCACGAGTTCGACGAACAGGAACACGATCCTGCCGAGTGCGCCCGATCCGACCCAGCGCGGCCTCGGCCAACCGGGAGCAGGTACCGATCTCATCACCGACACCGGGCTCGTGAAGATCATCCATAATTTCGGGGGTGACTGGCGGCTCGAGCTCGGCGGGCTCTACCAGGACGCGCAGCGCAACCTGTTCGGCATCACCAACACGCTCACCGACAATCGCGGCAACTATACGACGACGAAGAACTTCACCGCCGTCCCGCATTTCACAGACGGCAGCAACGAGGCCTCTCTCAACGGCCACGTGACCATCGCCGGTATGCGGAACGACCTGACGCTGGCAACCAACGGCTTCATCAACGACCAGTATAATTTCCGCAATTCGATCGTCACGACGCTCGGCAGGTCGAACCTGGCCAACCCCGCGATCTTCCGTTACGTGGCGATCCCGTCGCACGGTAGCCAATATCTTGCCGGCGACCTGTTCCAGCAATCGATCATCGAGGGAGACACGCTGCATATCGATCGGCAATGGGCGGTGCAGGCGGTATTCAGTGAGTCCTTCCTCCGCTCGGAAAGCTTCAGCTCCAAGGACGTCCGGACGAGTGCGGGCAGTACGAACGGCACCTTCAGCCCGACGGTAAGCGGGATCTGGACCCCGACCGCCAAGGTCACTGCCTATTTCACCTACGCGAGCAGCGTCGAGGAGAGCGACCAGGCCCCGACGACCGCGATCAACGCCAACGCCTTCCTCGCTCCGTATCACGACGAGATGTTCCAGGCCGGGGTCAAGTACGCACCGTTCACGAACCTCTTGCTGACGGCGGACGCGTTCCGGATGACGCGGCCCTACGCGACCACGCTTAGCGACAATGTCTTCCAGGTGATCGGCGAGCAGCGCGACCAAGGGTTCGAGACCTTCGCGCAGGGAAACATCCTGCCTTCGCTGAGCGTGCTCGGCGGCTTCACCTATATCGATGCGCGACTGCTCGACTCGGGCAACGTGACAACGGATGGCGGAATGATCGTGGGCGTGCCGCAGTGGAAGAGCGATGTGACGCTCGACTGGCATCCGGCTTTCCTGCAGGGACTCGCCTTCACCGGCAGCGCGCATTACGAGAGCGAACGCGCGGCAACCGATACGAACAATTCCTTCGCGCGTCAGTACGCGACGCTCGACCTGGGCGTTCGCTACGCAACCCGCGTGCTGCGCCATGCGATGATCGCAAGACTCGGCGCGATCAACGTGACCGACAAGCATTATTATTCGTCGATCGCGGATGGCAACATCGTCGGCAGCCCCGGTGCCAACACCGCCTATCTCGGTGCACCGCGGACGGTGCTGGCGAGCCTCGAGTTCGACCTCTGATCGCGGTGCGGCTTGAGGATCCTGAAGAGCCGTGACCGGCATCGATCGATCAGGCCTCGATCGATGGACAGTTGCTTTCCCGACTCGATTGAGATCAGGCTGACCAACAACGCCTCGACGAGGCAATGATACCGGACCGGCCGGCAGCTTCGGGAAGACAAGATGCCACCAGATCACCGCCCCCCTCCCCGCGCGCCGCTCGGATCGCTGATTGTGATCGCGGCTGTCGTCGGCTGCACCGCCGCCGCGTTTGCCTACACCGCGGGCTGGCTGTCGCCGCACCGGCTCACTCCATCCCGGCTCGTGGCCGGTTTCGGCACGCCAACTGATCTGGGTCACCGCCGCAACCATGCGAAGGGCGTGTGCTTCACAGGACAATTCGAGTCCAGCGGCGCTGGTGCGGCCCTGTCCCGGGCGGTCGTTTTTGCGGCCGGCTCCTATCCGGTGGTGGGCCGCTTCAATCTCGGCACCCCGAACCCCGACGCCAAGGACGCCAGCGTCCGGGTGCGTGGACTCAGCATTCAGGTCAAGCCGCCGGGCGGACAGGAATGGCGCAGCGGGATGATCAACGCGCCGTTCTTTCCG
Proteins encoded:
- a CDS encoding allantoate amidohydrolase; its protein translation is MGGQDDDGQAQAIAARLMQRLDLLADCTDTPGHGLSRLFLSPAHRRAVDLVGGWMREAGLSVRMDAAASLIGELAGPTPGVPVLLVGSHLDSVRDGGRFDGNLGVLGGLAALELLHARGVVLPFGVLLLAFGDEEGVRFPVTLTGSRALAGTLDIERQLAATDADGISLAEALSAFDGDPDGLSTARIAGPVLGFVELHIEQGPVLEQAGLALGIVTAINGAGRYRLLVEGEAGHAGTVPMASRRDALAAAAEMLVAIRRIALGLQDVTATIGRIEVQPGAVNVIPGQAMFTLDLRAPLDTDRTKAWNAIRADIGAIAQAHGVRLAIEPVHDAPAAPCDTALQSRLEQACAAEGVATRRLPSGAGHDAMAMASLCPIAMLFVRCKGGISHTPAEAIQAGDAALGVRVLARLLQSWIPDRSAQVSRW
- a CDS encoding YbhB/YbcL family Raf kinase inhibitor-like protein; amino-acid sequence: MLQNVPAGLGRALQGVRPGSDTLVCADEAFAAVPDIIQLTSPAFAPGTAIPALYTADGEQISPPLVWIGVPPEAESLVLLIEDQDSPTPRPLVHAILADMKPFDGELAAGALPSPGHQGEDLGMGRNSYMQRGWLPPDPPRGHGPHHYSFQMFALDMVPEFRSVPGRGALVDALRGHVIARGTLVGTYERR
- a CDS encoding LysR family transcriptional regulator, whose protein sequence is MALPASSALETFLAVARHGSFRKAAAERNVSPSALSHVIRGLEETIDVRLFNRTSRSIRLTEAGEHLLRRIGPAVGDIADAISEARAVRGRPAGLLRLNVPRTAAELVVRPVMARFLAAYPDVRLEVVSDDGLVDIVAAGFDAGIRPSARLAQDMIAVPVGPQRRFAVVGAPAYFARHEKPRAPQDLHAHACIERRYPSGTHYSWEFARDGEVIEVEVTGRLIVDDTVLMMTAALEGVGLAHVYERIAAEQIANGSLTRVLEDWCPVLPYFYLYYPGRRQVPAPLRAFIDMIRVGPGSA
- the hisC gene encoding histidinol-phosphate transaminase; the encoded protein is MSRFWSARVHTLTPYVPGEQPKRRDLVKLNTNECPYGPSPLALAAIRDATDDSLRLYPDPTSTRLREALARHHRVTPDQVFVGNGSDEVLAHIFQGLLQQDAPLLFPDITYSFYPVYCGLYGIGYETVALDEDLRVRIEDYRRPCGAIILANPNAPTGIALELEQIERLLEEHPDQPVVIDEAYVDFGGQSAVTLIARHPNLLVVQTLSKSRALAGLRVGSAIGAVALIEALVRVKDSFNSYPLDRLAEAGATAAIDDEDWFEETRARIMQSRDRLSDGLRRQGFEVLPSSANFLFARHPHQSGAGLHASLRARGVLVRHFTVSRIVDYLRISIGTDAECEALLTALAGILDDNRD
- the uraH gene encoding hydroxyisourate hydrolase — protein: MSASTTGRITTHVLDTATGRPGAGMAVTLVRLSPGAREPIGRFVTSADGRCDGPLLQGAAMTSGVYELTFDVSGWRGDATGFYDEIPIRFRVSDAAAHHHVPLILSPYGYSTYRGS
- a CDS encoding SDR family NAD(P)-dependent oxidoreductase: MQLDLSDKTALVTGASAGLGAAIAGCLAREGVHLAITARRIDPLRSLATKLEAGGAMPVRLIQGDLTRQDDLERIAAEAIQGLGRVDILINCAGASSPVSIEDGDTVWDEAAMLNFTAIRRLTHRLLPAMQARRWGRIINISGSMEQRRLNAAAAAKGALHIWAKSLSCVVAKDCVTVNTIAPGRLWSEQIRERLHPDQRERDAFIDANIPIGRFGEPEELGVLAAFLASPVASYITGTVIAVDGGMQRSPH
- a CDS encoding SidA/IucD/PvdA family monooxygenase; its protein translation is MTFPSSPGLVALEQRVRRDLALIDYPAHAWVPPRTGVLDVAIVGGGQGGIATAFGLMREKITNIAVFDRNPDGREGPWVTFARMLTLRTPKHVTGPDLGISSLTPRSWFEATHGADAWAALGKITRQDWQAYLGWYRGVLDLPVQNDTGVVAIEPHPGPDGDLLRLTLDGPGGRRTQLARKVVLATGIDGSGAWHVPDFIRTAVPADRYAHTSADIDFDRLRGRRIGVLGAGASAFDNAATALEAGAASVTLCLRRRDLPRINPYRWMENAGFLGHFAELPDLMRWRFMRRIFDLNQPPPQDTFWRCRRHQNFFLRMGCPWIGARMDGDEIVIDTGVGSGERELRFDQLIVGTGFLIDLTLRPELARFAGDIALWRDRFSPPDAEAHALLGSHPYLGDAFQFQEKHPGASPALRNVHNFTFGATPSMGLSGASISGMRYGISRLVSGLARDLFLDDAGRHLDSLLAYDVPELTSLDPPPA
- a CDS encoding TonB-dependent receptor; the encoded protein is MTSGSTRLLAVVLVAGLPTGAFAAPTADVAQAPADGTEHILVRGEAPYASVAQYHANTAQLGPLGQTSILTAPVSVTVLTQDFLANQQLRTLNDALRALPSVEVRDQQGLEVSRPQSLGFQGSITQNTRLDGLNIIGTTAVPVENLDSIQVLNGLGGALFGPETPAGVFDYILKRPTDMPLARLVGSFASNGMFTTEGDVGGRVGKNGWLGYRIDLVHGEGESFVSGSFADRTLGSAALDIHVDADTVIQVNGSHYEDSGYGLPGSIVYDGASTSSTNRNTILPSAPDPTQRGLGQPGAGTDLITDTGLVKIIHNFGGDWRLELGGLYQDAQRNLFGITNTLTDNRGNYTTTKNFTAVPHFTDGSNEASLNGHVTIAGMRNDLTLATNGFINDQYNFRNSIVTTLGRSNLANPAIFRYVAIPSHGSQYLAGDLFQQSIIEGDTLHIDRQWAVQAVFSESFLRSESFSSKDVRTSAGSTNGTFSPTVSGIWTPTAKVTAYFTYASSVEESDQAPTTAINANAFLAPYHDEMFQAGVKYAPFTNLLLTADAFRMTRPYATTLSDNVFQVIGEQRDQGFETFAQGNILPSLSVLGGFTYIDARLLDSGNVTTDGGMIVGVPQWKSDVTLDWHPAFLQGLAFTGSAHYESERAATDTNNSFARQYATLDLGVRYATRVLRHAMIARLGAINVTDKHYYSSIADGNIVGSPGANTAYLGAPRTVLASLEFDL
- a CDS encoding zinc-dependent alcohol dehydrogenase family protein; translation: MKLIELTAPRLDAFRTASRPTPRPAHGEVLVRLRAASLNFLDIAVATGAYPGPVFPMVPVADGAGEIAELGTGVDGWSVGDRVVPHFMPDWQDGTLTPSLFGARRGVTRPGSLAEYVVVPAASLVSIPEHLSFAEASTLPIAATTAWRAVRSAKLGPHSTALLLGTGGVSIFALQFAKAHGARVIVTSSSDEKLERARGLGADLTINYRDIPDWNTEALRLTGGSGADLVLETGGTETFPRSVDAAALAGTVFVIGFLTGTQPTIDVLPIMEKELRIQGNNTGPVAALRAAAAAIARHRLVPVIDQSFAMDDVAEAYAHLAAGGRHFGKLVITID